The Deinococcus koreensis genome window below encodes:
- a CDS encoding glycerate kinase type-2 family protein, translated as MDVRRLLEDTYRAALAAVSPEHLLRPHLLGSRPDFVLAFGKAAVPMARSALEAYPGVPALVVPPAGTSTLDLPGHVEVVSGRHPVPDESSVRAAETALARLSALHADQEALLLVSGGGSALLCAPDGLTLEHKQALTEGLLRAGADIREINTVRRHLSRIKGGRLAAATRARVRALLISDVVGDHPATIASGPTVPDQTTFADALAVLDSYGLDAPEARAHLLRGVAGEVPDTPKTLPNVTNTVIGGGRLLLEAAQASLEVRGVRTLILGDAFAGEVSRLARFHAATVRSVLERGTPAAPPVVLLSGGEATVTVRGDGVGGRNQEFALGLLRELGSLGVFALSAGSDGLDGSSDAAGAFLTPDSRGRAEAAGLNLDDFLARNDSGTFFAALGDAFVTGPTGHNLNDLRMIAVGLD; from the coding sequence GTGGATGTTCGCCGCCTGCTGGAAGATACGTACCGCGCCGCGCTGGCGGCCGTGAGCCCGGAACACCTGCTCCGGCCGCACCTGCTCGGGTCGCGGCCGGACTTCGTCCTGGCCTTCGGGAAGGCGGCGGTGCCGATGGCGCGCTCGGCGCTGGAGGCGTATCCGGGCGTACCGGCGCTGGTGGTGCCCCCGGCAGGAACCTCCACCCTCGACCTGCCCGGCCACGTGGAGGTCGTCTCCGGCCGCCATCCCGTGCCGGACGAATCGAGCGTGCGGGCGGCGGAGACGGCACTGGCGCGGCTGTCCGCGCTGCACGCGGATCAGGAGGCGCTCCTGCTCGTCTCGGGGGGCGGCAGCGCCCTGCTGTGCGCCCCGGACGGCCTGACGCTGGAGCACAAGCAGGCGCTGACCGAGGGGCTGCTGCGCGCCGGGGCCGACATCCGCGAGATCAACACGGTTCGCAGGCACCTCTCGCGGATCAAAGGCGGACGGCTGGCAGCGGCAACGCGCGCCCGGGTGCGCGCCCTGCTGATCTCGGACGTGGTGGGCGACCATCCGGCGACCATCGCCAGCGGCCCCACCGTGCCGGATCAGACCACCTTCGCGGACGCGCTGGCGGTGCTGGACAGCTACGGCCTGGACGCCCCGGAGGCCCGCGCCCATCTCCTGCGGGGCGTGGCGGGCGAGGTGCCGGATACGCCAAAGACCCTCCCGAACGTCACGAATACGGTGATCGGTGGGGGCCGCCTGCTGCTGGAGGCGGCGCAGGCGTCGCTGGAAGTCCGGGGCGTGCGGACGCTGATCCTGGGCGACGCCTTCGCGGGCGAGGTGAGCCGGCTGGCCCGCTTCCACGCCGCCACAGTTCGCAGCGTGCTGGAGCGCGGAACGCCCGCCGCGCCCCCGGTCGTGCTGCTCTCGGGCGGCGAGGCAACAGTTACCGTGCGCGGCGACGGCGTGGGCGGCCGCAATCAGGAGTTCGCGCTGGGGCTGCTGCGTGAGCTGGGAAGCCTGGGGGTCTTTGCCCTCTCGGCCGGCTCGGACGGCCTCGACGGCAGCAGCGACGCGGCGGGCGCGTTCCTGACCCCGGACAGCCGGGGGCGGGCTGAAGCGGCAGGGCTGAACTTGGACGACTTTCTGGCCCGCAACGACTCGGGCACCTTCTTCGCCGCGCTGGGCGACGCGTTCGTCACCGGGCCGACCGGGCACAACCTGAACGACCTGCGGATGATCGCGGTGGGCCTGGACTAG
- the uraD gene encoding 2-oxo-4-hydroxy-4-carboxy-5-ureidoimidazoline decarboxylase, translating to MTARRLLTLTEINALEALAFETHFAGVLEHSPRYAAQVAAGRPYRSVEALAAAFAAAFTSDTPDAQLALIRAHPDLAGKAALAGDLTRESASEQASAGLDRLSPEEYAEFHRLNAAYHDRFGLPYVVCVREHSKESIFEGARRRLSNTPEQERRAALHEIGRIARLRVLDLVQEEGHD from the coding sequence GTGACCGCCCGACGCCTGCTGACCCTGACCGAGATCAACGCCCTGGAGGCCCTTGCGTTCGAGACCCACTTCGCGGGCGTCCTCGAACATTCGCCCCGGTACGCCGCCCAGGTCGCGGCCGGACGCCCCTACCGCAGCGTGGAGGCGCTGGCCGCTGCCTTCGCCGCCGCCTTCACGTCCGATACGCCCGACGCCCAGCTCGCGCTGATCCGCGCCCACCCCGACCTGGCGGGCAAGGCGGCGCTGGCCGGCGACCTGACCCGGGAGAGCGCCAGCGAACAGGCCTCGGCCGGACTGGATCGCCTGAGCCCCGAGGAGTACGCCGAATTCCACCGCCTGAACGCCGCCTACCACGACCGCTTCGGCCTGCCCTACGTGGTCTGCGTGCGCGAGCACAGCAAGGAAAGCATTTTCGAGGGTGCCCGCCGCCGGCTCTCGAACACGCCGGAGCAGGAGCGCCGGGCGGCGCTGCACGAAATCGGCCGGATCGCCCGCCTGCGGGTGCTCGATCTGGTTCAGGAGGAAGGACATGACTGA
- the pucL gene encoding factor-independent urate hydroxylase encodes MTESVKVKVKLGENNYGKADVQLFKVYRGTPRHRIRDVNVRVALTGDFGAAHKGGDNTGLLATDTVRNTIYGLAKEGFAGSVEEFGQELLAHFVRVGPKVTGGFAEFTEHLWERLPGADDQGHDHGFVRQMPKHTVRVETSDGQSFKVTSGIEELSVLKTTESGWAGYLLDERFTTLPESTDRIMATVVTAKWEYAAETCDYDDVWQRAYDQVQRTFTDHYSPSLQHTLYRLGEAVLGACPEMSRIWFQLPNRHHLKYNLERFGLENDNEIFHVDPEPYGLMEAWIERA; translated from the coding sequence ATGACTGAAAGCGTGAAGGTCAAGGTGAAGCTGGGCGAGAACAACTACGGCAAGGCCGACGTGCAGCTGTTCAAGGTGTACCGGGGCACGCCGCGCCACCGCATTCGCGACGTGAACGTGCGGGTGGCCCTCACCGGCGATTTCGGGGCCGCCCACAAAGGCGGCGACAACACCGGCCTGCTCGCCACCGATACCGTGCGGAACACCATCTACGGCCTGGCCAAAGAGGGCTTCGCGGGCAGCGTCGAGGAGTTCGGCCAGGAACTGCTGGCCCATTTCGTGCGGGTCGGCCCGAAGGTCACGGGCGGCTTCGCGGAGTTCACCGAACATCTCTGGGAACGGCTGCCCGGCGCCGATGATCAGGGCCACGACCACGGCTTCGTGCGTCAGATGCCCAAGCACACCGTCCGGGTCGAGACCTCCGATGGGCAGAGTTTCAAGGTCACGTCCGGCATCGAGGAACTCTCCGTCCTTAAGACCACCGAGAGCGGCTGGGCGGGCTACCTGCTGGATGAGCGCTTCACCACGCTGCCCGAGTCGACCGACCGCATCATGGCGACCGTGGTGACCGCGAAGTGGGAATACGCCGCCGAAACGTGCGACTACGACGACGTGTGGCAGCGGGCCTACGACCAGGTTCAGCGCACCTTCACCGACCACTACTCGCCCAGCCTCCAGCACACCCTGTACCGGCTGGGCGAGGCCGTGCTGGGCGCGTGCCCGGAGATGTCCCGCATCTGGTTCCAGCTGCCCAACCGCCACCACCTGAAATACAACCTGGAGCGCTTCGGCCTGGAGAACGACAACGAGATCTTCCACGTCGACCCCGAACCCTACGGGCTGATGGAAGCCTGGATCGAGCGCGCATGA
- the uraH gene encoding hydroxyisourate hydrolase: MTGAGLSTHVLDTAQGRPAAGIRVELFGIDGELRHHLAQAVTNADGRTDTPLIERGALQAGTYELTFHVGAYYSDFPAAPTPPFLDVVTLRFTVADASAHYHVPLVMTPWAYSTYRGS, encoded by the coding sequence ATGACCGGCGCGGGCCTGAGTACGCACGTGCTGGACACGGCGCAGGGGCGGCCAGCGGCGGGCATCCGCGTGGAACTCTTCGGCATCGACGGCGAACTGCGCCACCACCTCGCCCAGGCCGTGACCAACGCCGACGGCCGCACGGACACGCCGCTGATCGAGCGCGGCGCCCTGCAGGCGGGCACCTACGAGCTGACCTTCCATGTCGGTGCCTACTATTCCGACTTCCCCGCCGCGCCCACGCCCCCCTTTCTGGACGTGGTGACCCTGCGCTTCACGGTGGCCGACGCCTCGGCGCACTACCACGTGCCGCTGGTCATGACGCCCTGGGCGTACTCGACGTACCGGGGGAGCTGA
- a CDS encoding transaminase, whose protein sequence is MPTLSPTIDRARLHALHERERQSFRDRNRESAALAREAGAHLLSGVPMPWMTRWPGDHPLFFTGAQGAHFRDADGHDFIDFCLGDTGAMTGHGLSVVADALSAQARRGITTMLPSGDAAWVAAELHRRFGMARWQFAMTATDANRFVLRLARQLTGRRKVLVFDYSYHGTVDESLVTVDAAGHVIPRPGNLGWAVPPAEIARVAQFNDLDSVEAQLRQGDVAAVLTEPALTNIGIVPPDEGFLAGLRALCTRYGAYLVIDETHTICLGPGGATREWGLEPDFFVIGKPIGGGMPAAAYAMTQPIADALDSFLRSDDVDVSGLGGTLTGNALALAAMRATLANALREEDFALTIPLAARWAQGVQATIDRHGLGWSVQQLGSRAEYWFCPPPRNGAQAAAAIDADLDAFMHLYALNRGILLTPFHNMALLSPFHTEADVDRHSEVFAAAVAEVLG, encoded by the coding sequence ATGCCCACCCTCTCCCCCACCATCGACCGCGCCCGCCTGCACGCCCTGCATGAACGCGAGCGGCAAAGCTTCCGCGACCGGAACAGGGAGTCGGCCGCCCTGGCGCGCGAGGCTGGCGCCCACCTGCTCTCGGGCGTGCCGATGCCCTGGATGACACGCTGGCCCGGCGACCACCCGCTCTTTTTCACGGGGGCGCAGGGCGCGCACTTCCGCGACGCCGACGGGCACGACTTCATCGACTTCTGCCTGGGCGACACCGGGGCCATGACCGGCCACGGGCTGAGCGTGGTCGCGGACGCCCTCTCGGCGCAGGCCCGGCGGGGCATCACGACCATGCTGCCCTCGGGGGACGCCGCCTGGGTGGCGGCCGAACTGCATCGCCGCTTCGGCATGGCGAGGTGGCAGTTCGCCATGACCGCCACCGACGCCAACCGCTTCGTGCTGCGTCTGGCGCGGCAACTGACGGGCAGGCGCAAGGTGCTGGTCTTCGATTACAGCTACCACGGCACGGTGGACGAGAGTCTGGTGACCGTAGACGCTGCCGGGCACGTTATCCCGCGCCCCGGCAACCTGGGCTGGGCGGTGCCGCCGGCAGAGATCGCGCGCGTGGCGCAGTTCAACGACCTGGATTCAGTGGAGGCGCAGCTCCGGCAGGGGGACGTGGCGGCCGTGCTGACCGAGCCCGCTCTCACCAACATCGGCATCGTGCCGCCGGACGAGGGCTTCCTGGCGGGGCTGCGGGCGCTGTGCACCCGGTACGGCGCGTATCTGGTGATCGACGAGACCCACACCATCTGCCTGGGGCCGGGCGGCGCTACGCGCGAGTGGGGCCTGGAGCCGGACTTCTTCGTGATCGGCAAACCCATCGGCGGTGGGATGCCGGCCGCCGCCTATGCCATGACCCAGCCCATTGCCGACGCGCTGGACAGCTTCCTTCGCAGCGACGACGTGGACGTGAGCGGCCTGGGCGGCACGCTGACCGGCAACGCCCTGGCCCTGGCCGCCATGCGCGCCACCCTGGCAAACGCGCTGCGGGAGGAGGACTTCGCCCTGACCATTCCCCTGGCCGCGCGCTGGGCGCAGGGCGTGCAGGCCACCATCGACCGCCACGGCCTGGGCTGGAGCGTGCAGCAGCTCGGCAGCCGCGCCGAATACTGGTTCTGCCCGCCGCCGAGGAACGGGGCGCAGGCGGCGGCCGCCATCGACGCCGACCTGGACGCCTTCATGCACCTGTATGCGCTCAACCGGGGCATCCTGCTCACGCCCTTCCACAACATGGCGCTGCTCAGCCCCTTCCACACCGAGGCCGACGTGGATCGGCACAGCGAGGTCTTCGCGGCGGCAGTGGCGGAGGTGCTGGGATAG